Proteins encoded in a region of the Brevefilum fermentans genome:
- the glpK gene encoding glycerol kinase GlpK yields MANYVMAIDQGTTSTRVIVFNHQGEIIGIKQKEHEQHYPKPGWVEHDPLEIWSSTQLVVQGVLNDLNLTPNALAAIGITNQRETTLVWDRETGKPYYPAIVWQDTRTDKLCNELAKDFGQDRFRQVTGLPLATYFSGPKIAWMLKNVPGLQDDARAGRAIFGTVDTWLTWNLTGGPQGGVHITDVTNASRTLLMDLHTLDWDENILSILNIPRSMLPEIRPSSTIYGTAKGVLSGVPVAGILGDQQAALFGQACYDPGEAKNTYGTGCFMLMNTGQEVVPSASGLLTTVGYQIGDQPVVYALEGSIAIAGALVQWLRDNLRMFGSSDEVEGLAKTVEDTGGIYFVPAFSGLFAPYWRSDARGVIVGMTRYINRGHIARAALEATAFQTREVLDAMEKDSQVKLQALKVDGGMVVNNLLMQFQADILNVPVIRPVVSETTALGAAYAAGLAVGFWPNIDSLRDYWREDQRWMPTMSEEQRTVKYQGWKKAVTRTFDWVES; encoded by the coding sequence ATGGCAAACTACGTGATGGCAATTGATCAGGGGACAACCAGCACACGGGTGATTGTGTTTAATCACCAGGGGGAGATCATTGGTATAAAACAAAAGGAGCACGAACAACATTACCCCAAGCCGGGATGGGTTGAACATGACCCTCTGGAAATCTGGTCATCAACCCAATTAGTGGTGCAGGGAGTATTAAATGACCTGAACCTTACACCCAATGCTCTGGCTGCAATTGGGATCACCAATCAGCGGGAGACGACCTTGGTTTGGGATCGGGAGACGGGCAAGCCTTATTACCCCGCGATTGTGTGGCAGGATACACGTACGGACAAACTGTGCAATGAACTGGCTAAAGACTTTGGTCAGGATCGTTTTCGCCAGGTCACAGGACTGCCCCTTGCCACCTATTTTTCTGGGCCAAAAATCGCCTGGATGCTGAAAAATGTGCCTGGCTTGCAAGATGATGCACGGGCTGGCAGGGCGATATTCGGTACAGTTGACACCTGGCTGACATGGAACCTGACGGGAGGTCCACAGGGGGGAGTGCATATTACGGATGTGACAAATGCCTCTAGAACTTTGTTGATGGATTTGCACACATTGGATTGGGATGAAAACATCCTCTCAATTTTGAATATTCCCCGGAGTATGCTTCCTGAGATCCGGCCCTCATCGACGATTTACGGTACAGCGAAAGGCGTGCTTTCCGGCGTGCCTGTTGCCGGCATCCTGGGCGATCAACAAGCTGCATTGTTTGGCCAGGCATGTTACGACCCGGGAGAAGCCAAGAATACTTATGGCACGGGTTGTTTCATGCTGATGAATACCGGGCAGGAGGTCGTTCCCAGTGCGTCTGGCCTGTTGACAACGGTCGGTTACCAAATTGGCGACCAGCCAGTGGTCTATGCCCTGGAAGGTTCGATTGCCATTGCCGGCGCGTTGGTTCAGTGGCTGCGCGATAATCTGCGTATGTTCGGTTCTTCTGACGAGGTTGAAGGGCTGGCAAAAACAGTTGAGGACACCGGCGGAATTTATTTTGTGCCTGCATTTTCAGGCTTGTTTGCGCCTTACTGGCGCAGTGATGCACGTGGCGTAATTGTGGGAATGACTCGTTACATTAACCGAGGCCATATTGCCCGGGCGGCACTGGAGGCAACTGCTTTCCAAACCCGCGAAGTCCTGGATGCTATGGAGAAGGATTCACAGGTCAAATTACAGGCTTTGAAGGTGGATGGGGGGATGGTCGTTAACAACTTATTGATGCAGTTCCAGGCGGATATCCTGAATGTACCGGTGATCCGCCCGGTGGTATCAGAAACCACCGCCCTCGGTGCGGCATATGCTGCCGGATTGGCGGTAGGGTTCTGGCCCAATATTGACTCACTGCGGGACTATTGGCGTGAGGACCAGCGCTGGATGCCGACGATGTCAGAAGAACAGCGCACGGTGAAGTATCAAGGCTGGAAAAAAGCGGTCACCCGCACCTTTGATTGGGTCGAGTCTTAA
- a CDS encoding glutaredoxin domain-containing protein — MTNKITVYGVRWCGDCKRALRILDERQVDYVWVDIDQNEDGEAFVKSTNHGNRSVPTIIFPDGSILVEPANQALINKLEIFGF, encoded by the coding sequence TTGACGAATAAGATCACAGTTTATGGTGTCCGCTGGTGCGGCGATTGCAAGCGAGCGTTGCGAATTTTGGATGAGCGCCAGGTTGATTATGTCTGGGTTGATATTGATCAGAATGAGGACGGAGAAGCCTTCGTTAAATCGACCAATCATGGTAATCGCAGCGTTCCGACAATAATATTTCCTGATGGCAGTATTCTGGTTGAGCCTGCAAACCAGGCATTGATCAATAAAT
- the mutS gene encoding DNA mismatch repair protein MutS: MDKLTPLRRQYLDIKRQHPDAIVFFRLGDFYETFDEDAKITSRELDIVLTSRPVSKGVRVPMAGIPHHAAENYLSRLINKGYHVAICEQISDEPENGLVPREVIRVVTPGTVVEPGLLQQPSNNYLATVFFQDQRAGLAYVDISTGEFAVTELVGKDVEDQIRSELFRLQPSEILWPDSLPRPEHLPGFSTPYESWHYELGRCTDTLKEHFGVISLDGFGLRGKPMAVRVAGAILAYLEDTQRQSLKLLNHLSTYTLDEFMVLDAETRRNLELTETIRSGKTHGSLLGILDCTLTPMGRRLLHQWVSKPLRNTAEIQRRLDAVEYFYRNGLIRAEAMEALESFDDLERLTNRVVSGHAIPRDLVSIRENLAHLPRLKAIFKDEDPAIAHTLSNIRLCHHQLSLLQAAIQDEPPATLASIGVIRKGFSPELDNVMDSSQHARQWIADLEKNEKQRTGIKTLKVGYNKVFGYYIEVTKANTDLVPEEYIRKQTLVNAERYITPELKEYESLVLNAEEHIHEIESRVFAQVCAELAEGAQELLATARAIAQLDAYLSLADTAALNGYHRPEVVDKKCLQIINGRHPVVEKLRTSDRFVPNDAVFEQDEIIRIITGPNMSGKSTFLRQVALIVLMAQMGSFVPAESAKIGLVDRIFTRIGAQDEIHAGQSTFMVEMVEAANILHNATHRSLLILDEIGRGTSTYDGVSIAWAMVEYIHSHPDLKASTLFATHYHELTQLADLLPGVRNYNIAVSEADNNVVFLHKIVPGGADRSYGIHVAQLAGLPKPVTQRAHEILRQLEISSGSTLEQKEQEKGQLTLFPENNPLLQAFTDLDINSLTPIEALNLLYDWKRRFFRDDQ, encoded by the coding sequence ATGGATAAATTAACCCCTCTCCGCCGGCAATATTTGGATATCAAGCGTCAGCATCCTGATGCGATCGTCTTTTTTCGGTTGGGTGATTTCTACGAAACCTTTGATGAGGATGCAAAAATCACATCGCGGGAACTGGATATTGTCCTCACCTCTCGACCGGTTTCAAAAGGCGTTCGCGTACCGATGGCAGGCATCCCCCATCATGCAGCTGAGAATTATCTTTCACGCCTGATCAACAAGGGTTACCATGTCGCCATTTGCGAACAGATCTCAGATGAACCGGAAAATGGACTGGTGCCGCGTGAAGTCATCCGTGTAGTCACACCGGGGACCGTTGTTGAACCCGGCTTGCTCCAACAACCCAGCAATAATTACCTGGCAACCGTTTTCTTCCAGGACCAGCGAGCCGGACTGGCTTATGTCGATATCTCAACCGGTGAATTTGCAGTCACTGAGCTGGTTGGCAAAGATGTCGAGGACCAGATCCGCTCCGAGCTTTTCAGGCTGCAACCATCAGAGATTCTCTGGCCCGATTCACTGCCACGACCTGAACATCTGCCCGGCTTCAGTACGCCTTATGAAAGCTGGCATTATGAGTTAGGTCGCTGCACCGACACCCTTAAAGAGCACTTTGGCGTGATTTCACTGGACGGCTTTGGTCTGAGGGGTAAGCCCATGGCGGTGCGCGTTGCTGGAGCAATCCTGGCTTATCTTGAAGACACCCAACGCCAATCCCTCAAACTGCTCAATCATCTCAGCACGTATACCCTGGACGAATTCATGGTGTTGGATGCAGAAACCCGTCGAAATCTTGAGCTCACCGAAACCATCCGCTCAGGGAAAACCCATGGCTCCCTGCTGGGCATCCTCGATTGTACGCTCACCCCGATGGGTCGTCGCTTGTTACACCAGTGGGTCAGCAAACCTTTGCGCAACACCGCTGAAATTCAACGCCGCCTGGACGCAGTTGAGTATTTTTATAGAAACGGTCTCATCAGAGCCGAAGCCATGGAGGCTTTGGAGTCCTTTGACGACCTTGAACGCTTGACCAACCGGGTGGTCTCCGGGCACGCCATCCCACGCGACCTGGTGTCAATCCGCGAAAATCTGGCACATTTACCGCGTTTGAAAGCTATTTTTAAGGATGAAGATCCCGCTATCGCCCACACATTGAGCAATATCCGCCTGTGCCATCACCAGCTTTCGCTGCTCCAAGCCGCCATCCAGGATGAACCGCCAGCAACTTTGGCAAGCATCGGTGTTATCCGCAAAGGATTTTCACCTGAATTAGACAACGTAATGGATTCTTCACAGCATGCGCGCCAGTGGATCGCAGACCTTGAAAAAAACGAAAAGCAACGTACGGGAATTAAAACACTTAAGGTTGGATATAACAAAGTCTTCGGTTACTACATTGAAGTGACCAAAGCAAACACCGATTTGGTGCCTGAGGAATATATCCGTAAACAGACGCTGGTGAACGCCGAACGCTATATTACTCCTGAGCTTAAGGAATACGAAAGCCTGGTTTTAAACGCTGAAGAACACATTCATGAGATTGAGAGCCGGGTATTTGCCCAGGTTTGTGCTGAATTGGCTGAAGGCGCCCAGGAATTGCTGGCTACCGCCCGGGCGATTGCACAGTTAGATGCTTATCTTTCTTTGGCAGACACTGCTGCACTCAACGGCTACCACCGACCTGAAGTCGTTGACAAAAAATGCCTGCAGATCATAAACGGGCGGCATCCGGTGGTTGAGAAGTTGCGCACATCTGATCGCTTTGTCCCAAACGATGCCGTATTTGAACAGGACGAGATCATCCGCATCATCACCGGTCCCAATATGAGCGGTAAATCAACCTTTTTGCGCCAGGTCGCGTTGATCGTCTTAATGGCGCAGATGGGTTCTTTTGTTCCCGCTGAATCCGCCAAAATCGGCCTGGTGGATCGGATATTTACCCGCATCGGCGCCCAAGATGAAATCCACGCCGGGCAATCGACCTTTATGGTTGAAATGGTCGAGGCAGCGAATATCTTGCACAACGCCACCCACCGTAGCTTGTTGATTCTGGACGAAATCGGTCGAGGCACCAGCACCTATGACGGGGTGTCTATCGCCTGGGCGATGGTTGAGTATATTCACAGCCACCCTGATTTAAAAGCTTCCACCTTATTTGCCACCCACTACCACGAGCTGACCCAGCTTGCTGATTTGCTGCCAGGGGTTCGTAATTACAATATTGCGGTTTCTGAAGCGGATAATAACGTGGTATTCCTGCACAAAATCGTGCCCGGGGGCGCCGATCGCTCGTATGGAATCCACGTGGCGCAATTAGCCGGTCTGCCAAAACCGGTGACCCAGCGCGCCCACGAAATATTGCGCCAACTGGAAATTTCTTCTGGATCCACGCTCGAACAAAAGGAGCAGGAAAAGGGTCAGCTCACCCTGTTCCCGGAGAACAATCCGCTGCTTCAAGCCTTTACAGACCTGGATATCAACAGCCTGACTCCAATCGAAGCTTTGAACCTGCTATATGACTGGAAGCGGCGATTCTTTCGCGACGATCAATAA
- a CDS encoding DUF4870 domain-containing protein — protein MTEEKIIDPNITSDDKLWALLAYLLTPLIPIVLLLLEDKKDRPFLKAHYPQALAFGIVAWVISGLLSFVFVGCVTGVAALVFQIIWGIKAYNGEYVTIPVITDFVKKQGWAD, from the coding sequence ATGACTGAGGAAAAAATAATTGATCCAAACATTACTAGCGATGATAAACTGTGGGCTTTATTGGCCTATCTACTTACACCATTAATCCCGATAGTTCTTTTATTGCTCGAAGACAAGAAAGATCGACCTTTTCTCAAGGCACATTATCCACAAGCCTTGGCTTTCGGCATTGTTGCCTGGGTGATTTCTGGTTTATTGTCGTTTGTATTTGTTGGCTGCGTGACCGGGGTCGCTGCCCTGGTCTTCCAGATTATTTGGGGCATTAAAGCCTACAATGGAGAGTATGTAACCATCCCGGTCATAACAGATTTTGTCAAAAAGCAGGGTTGGGCAGACTAA
- the fmt gene encoding methionyl-tRNA formyltransferase, whose product MDKRIVFMGSPDFAVPALQALAKNWSIVGVVTQPDRPAGRGRKLQPPIVKVLAHELQLPIFQPKTLRETAAIDLIRKLAPDVIVVVAFGQILKQDVLAIPSYGCINVHASLLPRWRGAAPIQAAILHDEITGVTIMQMDEGLDTGPILSQRSVPIQHEMTAGDLSVALAQMGAELLIDTLPLYFDGAIKPRAQVDAEATQAPRLVKADGELDFNRPAEYLTRQIRAFNPWPGSFFYLEGVQIRVFRAQALVQKQAVPGKRYIIDSQPALGTRKGMLVLSEVQAAGKKRMSGREFLRGTHNWIEDQED is encoded by the coding sequence ATGGATAAGCGGATCGTCTTCATGGGGTCACCAGATTTTGCAGTTCCTGCATTGCAGGCGCTTGCTAAGAACTGGAGCATCGTCGGTGTTGTGACCCAGCCCGATCGACCCGCTGGACGCGGTCGAAAACTTCAACCCCCGATTGTGAAGGTTTTGGCTCATGAATTACAGTTGCCCATCTTTCAGCCAAAAACGCTTCGAGAAACTGCTGCGATTGATTTAATTCGCAAGCTTGCTCCTGATGTGATTGTCGTGGTAGCCTTTGGGCAAATTCTTAAACAAGATGTCCTGGCAATCCCGTCTTATGGTTGCATCAATGTGCATGCATCTTTGCTGCCCCGTTGGCGTGGAGCAGCACCTATCCAGGCGGCGATTTTGCATGATGAGATCACCGGCGTTACTATTATGCAGATGGACGAGGGTTTGGATACAGGTCCAATACTCAGCCAGCGTTCAGTGCCGATTCAACATGAGATGACCGCAGGCGACTTATCCGTTGCGCTGGCACAAATGGGCGCAGAATTATTGATTGATACCCTGCCATTATATTTCGATGGCGCGATTAAACCCCGTGCCCAAGTTGATGCCGAGGCAACGCAGGCACCCCGGCTCGTAAAGGCAGACGGCGAGCTGGACTTCAATCGCCCGGCGGAGTATTTGACCCGTCAGATCCGGGCTTTCAACCCCTGGCCGGGTTCTTTCTTTTATTTAGAAGGTGTGCAAATCCGGGTATTCCGGGCGCAGGCTTTGGTACAGAAACAAGCTGTCCCTGGCAAACGCTATATTATCGATTCTCAACCGGCGTTGGGCACTCGGAAGGGAATGCTGGTACTGAGTGAGGTGCAGGCGGCAGGAAAAAAACGAATGTCTGGCAGGGAATTCTTGCGGGGCACGCATAATTGGATAGAAGACCAGGAGGATTAA